In a single window of the Callithrix jacchus isolate 240 chromosome 1, calJac240_pri, whole genome shotgun sequence genome:
- the COQ4 gene encoding ubiquinone biosynthesis protein COQ4 homolog, mitochondrial isoform X1, translated as MATVLHAVLRQFRWLPGRPRPATEMPFRARSDGVGLLYPHHIPTSPLQKALLAAGSAAMALYNPYRHDMVAVLGETTGHRTLKVLRDQMRRDPEGAQILQERPRISTSTLDLGKLQSLPEGSLGREYLRFLDVNRVSPDTRAPTRFVDDEELAYVIQRYREVHDMLHTVLGMPTNILGEIVVKWFEAVQTGLPMCILGALFGPIQLSAQSLQVLISELIPWAIQNGRRAPCLLNLYYEQRWEQPLRALQEELGITAPPIHIQGLA; from the exons AAATGCCGTTCCGAGCAAGGAGCGACGGCGTCGGCCTGCTGTATCCGCACCACATCCCCACCTCCCCGCTGCAGAAAGCGCTGCTGGCCGCGGGTTCCGCGGCTATGGCGCTCTATAACCCCTACCGCCACG ACATGGTTGCAGTTCTAGGGGAGACCACGGGACACCGAACCCTGAAGGTCCTCAGGGACCAGATGAGGAGGGATCCAGAGGGTGCCCAGATCCTGCA GGAGCGTCCCCGGATTTCGACATCCACCCTCGACCTGGGCAAGCTCCAGAGCCTACCAGAGGGCTCCCTGGGCCGCGAATATCTCCGTTTTCTGGATGTGAAC AGGGTCTCCCCAGACACCCGAGCACCCACCCGCTTCGTGGATGATGAGGAGCTCGCATACGTGATTCAGCGGTACCGGGAGGTGCACGACATGCTCCACACCGTGCTGGGGATGCCCACCAACATCCTGG GGGAGATCGTGGTGAAATGGTTTGAGGCTGTCCAGACTGGCCTGCCCATGTGCATCCTGGGTGCACTCTTTGGACCAATCCAACTCAGTGCTCA GAGCCTGCAAGTGTTGATCTCAGAGTTGATCCCATGGGCCATTCAGAATGGGCGCAGAGCCCCATGTCTCCTCAACCTGTACTATGAGCAGCGCTGGGAGCAGCCCCTGAGGGCTTTGCAGGAGGAGCTGGGAATTACCGCACCACCCATACACATCCAAGGCTTGGCCTGA
- the COQ4 gene encoding ubiquinone biosynthesis protein COQ4 homolog, mitochondrial isoform X2 → MPFRARSDGVGLLYPHHIPTSPLQKALLAAGSAAMALYNPYRHDMVAVLGETTGHRTLKVLRDQMRRDPEGAQILQERPRISTSTLDLGKLQSLPEGSLGREYLRFLDVNRVSPDTRAPTRFVDDEELAYVIQRYREVHDMLHTVLGMPTNILGEIVVKWFEAVQTGLPMCILGALFGPIQLSAQSLQVLISELIPWAIQNGRRAPCLLNLYYEQRWEQPLRALQEELGITAPPIHIQGLA, encoded by the exons ATGCCGTTCCGAGCAAGGAGCGACGGCGTCGGCCTGCTGTATCCGCACCACATCCCCACCTCCCCGCTGCAGAAAGCGCTGCTGGCCGCGGGTTCCGCGGCTATGGCGCTCTATAACCCCTACCGCCACG ACATGGTTGCAGTTCTAGGGGAGACCACGGGACACCGAACCCTGAAGGTCCTCAGGGACCAGATGAGGAGGGATCCAGAGGGTGCCCAGATCCTGCA GGAGCGTCCCCGGATTTCGACATCCACCCTCGACCTGGGCAAGCTCCAGAGCCTACCAGAGGGCTCCCTGGGCCGCGAATATCTCCGTTTTCTGGATGTGAAC AGGGTCTCCCCAGACACCCGAGCACCCACCCGCTTCGTGGATGATGAGGAGCTCGCATACGTGATTCAGCGGTACCGGGAGGTGCACGACATGCTCCACACCGTGCTGGGGATGCCCACCAACATCCTGG GGGAGATCGTGGTGAAATGGTTTGAGGCTGTCCAGACTGGCCTGCCCATGTGCATCCTGGGTGCACTCTTTGGACCAATCCAACTCAGTGCTCA GAGCCTGCAAGTGTTGATCTCAGAGTTGATCCCATGGGCCATTCAGAATGGGCGCAGAGCCCCATGTCTCCTCAACCTGTACTATGAGCAGCGCTGGGAGCAGCCCCTGAGGGCTTTGCAGGAGGAGCTGGGAATTACCGCACCACCCATACACATCCAAGGCTTGGCCTGA
- the SLC27A4 gene encoding long-chain fatty acid transport protein 4, translating into MLLGASLVGVLLFSKLVLKLPWTQVGFSLLFLYLGSGGWRFIRVFIKTIRRDIFGGLVLLKVMVKVRQYLRERRTVPILFTSTVRRHPNKTALIFEGTDTHWTFCQLDDYSSSVANFLQARGLASGDVAALFMENRNEFVGLWLGMAKLGVEAALINTNLRRDALLHCLTTSRARALVFGSEMASAICEIHASLDPSLSLFCSGSWEPSAVPTSTEHLDPLLKDAPKHLPSCPDKGFTDKLFYIYTSGTTGLPKAAIVVHSRYYRMAALVYYGFRMRPDDIVYDCLPLYHSAGNIVGIGQCLLHGMTVVIRKKFSASRFWDDCVKYNCTIVQYIGELCRYLLNQPPREVENQHQVRMALGNGLRQSIWTNFSSRFHIPQVAEFYGATECNCSLGNFDSQVGACGFNSRILSFVYPIRLVRVNEDTMELIRGPDGICIPCQPGEPGQLVGRIIQKDPLRRFDGYLNQGANDKKIAKDVFKKGDQAYLTGDVLVMDELGYLYFRDRTGDTFRWKGENVSTTEVEGTLSRLLDMADVAVYGVEVPGTEGRAGMAAVASPTGNCDLERFAQVLAKELPLYARPIFLRLLPELHKTGTYKFQKTELRKEGFDPAVVKDPLFYLDARKGRYVPLDQEAYSRIQAGEEKL; encoded by the exons ATGCTGCTTGGAGCCTCTCTGGTGGGGGTGCTGCTGTTCTCCAAGCTGGTGCTGAAACTACCCTGGACCCAGGTGGGGTTCTCCCTGCTGTTCCTCTACTTGGGATCTGGCGGCTGGCGCTTCATCCGGGTCTTCATCAAGACCATCAGGCGCGACATCTT TGGCGGCCTGGTGCTCCTGAAGGTGATGGTAAAGGTGCGGCAGTACCTGCGGGAGCGGCGGACAGTGCCCATTTTGTTTACCTCTACCGTTCGGCGCCACCCCAACAAGACAGCCCTGATCTTCGAGGGCACAGATACCCACTGGACCTTCTGCCAGCTGGATGACTACTCAAGCAGCGTGGCCAACTTCCTGCAAGCCCGgggcctggcctcaggtgatgtGGCTGCCCTCTTCATGGAGAACCGCAATGAGTTTGTGGGCCTGTGGCTGGGCATGGCCAAGCTCGGTGTGGAGGCAGCCCTCATCAACACCAACCTGCGGCGGGATGCCCTACTCCACTGCCTCACCACCTCGCGAGCACGGGCCCTTGTCTTTGGCAGTGAAATGGCCTCAG CCATCTGTGAGATCCATGCCAGCCTGGACCCCTCGCTCAGCCTCTTCTGCTCTGGTTCCTGGGAGCCCAGTGCGGTGCCTACAAGCACAGAACACCTGGATCCTCTGCTGAAAGATGCTCCCAAGCACCTGCCCAGTTGTCCTGACAAGGGCTTCACAG ATAAACTGTTCTACATCTACACATCGGGTACCACAGGGCTGCCCAAGGCCGCCATCGTGGTGCACAGCAG GTATTACCGCATGGCTGCCCTGGTGTACTATGGATTTCGCATGCGGCCTGACGACATCGTCTATGACTGCCTCCCGCTCTACCACTCAGCAG gaaaCATTGTGGGAATCGGGCAGTGCCTGCTACATGGCATGACGGTGGTGATCCGGAAGAAGTTCTCAGCCTCCCGGTTCTGGGATGATTGTGTCAAGTACAACTGCACG ATTGTGCAGTACATTGGTGAACTGTGCCGCTACCTCCTGAACCAGCCACCGCGGGAGGTGGAAAACCAGCACCAGGTTCGAATGGCACTAGGCAACGGCCTCCGGCAGTCCATCTGGACCAACTTTTCCAGCCGCTTCCACATACCCCAGGTGGCTGAGTTCTACGGGGCCACAGAGTgcaactgcagcctgggcaactttgACAGCCAG GTGGGAGCCTGTGGCTTCAACAGCCGCATCCTGTCCTTCGTGTACCCCATCCGGTTGGTACGTGTCAACGAGGACACCATGGAGCTGATCCGGGGGCCCGATGGCATCTGCATTCCCTGCCAGCCAG GTGAGCCAGGCCAGCTGGTGGGCCGTATTATCCAGAAAGACCCCCTGCGCCGCTTCGATGGCTACCTCAACCAGGGCGCTAACGACAAGAAGATTGCCAAGGACGTCTTCAAGAAGGGGGACCAGGCCTACCTGACCG GTGACGTCCTGGTGATGGACGAGCTTGGCTACCTGTACTTCCGAGACCGCACAGGGGACACGTTCCGCTGGAAAGGTGAGAATGTGTCCACCACCGAAGTGGAAGGCACACTCAGCCGCCTGCTGGACATGGCTGACGTGGCTGTGTATGGTGTCGAGGTGCCAG GAACCGAGGGCCGGGCTGGAATGGCTGCCGTGGCCAGCCCCACTGGCAACTGTGACCTGGAGCGTTTTGCTCAGGTCCTGGCAAAGGAACTGCCCCTGTATGCACGCCCTATCTTCCTGCGCCTCCTGCCTGAGCTGCACAAAACAG GGACCTACAAGTTCCAGAAGACAGAGCTACGGAAGGAGGGCTTTGACCCGGCTGTGGTGAAAGACCCGCTGTTCTATCTAGACGCCCGGAAGGGCCGCTACGTCCCGCTGGACCAAGAGGCCTACAGCCGCATTcaggcaggagaggagaaactGTGA